The sequence below is a genomic window from Thermorudis peleae.
GCCCGTGCATACCACCGCGTCTTGAAAGTTGCCCGCACGATTGCCGACCTGGCGGGTAGCGAGCGTATTACGTCTGCGTTCGTTGCCGAGGCATTGCAATACCGGCCGCAAGACATGAGCTAGGGCGAGTATCAGCATGCCCCACCAGTGTCCCCAGCATCACCGTGTGCACTTGCCTGCTGTCTGCATGATAAGCGTTCTGTCCTGTTCTGGGCATCATCACGAAGCGGCACCGTGTCATACACGAGACACAGCATCGGACAGGGAAGGAGGCGAGCAATGAAGGTAGGATTCATCGGTCTTGGCAACATGGGCTTCCCGATGGCACGCAACATGCTGCGCGCTGGGCATGAGGTTTGGGTCTGGAACCGCACACCGGAACGAGCTGAGCAGCTCGTTTCCGACGGTGCCCATCTCGCCGCAACGCCGGCTGAGGCTGCTCGTGTCGGTATCGTGTTCACCATGCTTGCTGACGATGATGCCACGCGTGCGGTCGTCGAAGGCGTCGATGGTATTCTGGCCGGCTTGCCGGTTGGTGGTGTCCATGTCGCCGCCAGCACGCTGAGCGTTGCCTTCTCAGCTGATCTTGCACGGCTGCACCGCCAGCGTGACCAGCGCTACGTCGCCGCTCCAGTTTTCGGCCGTCCCAGTGTCGCTGAACAGGGTGGATTGCGTATCGTGGCAGCTGGGCCGCGCGAGACTCTTGACATGCTTCGCCCACTTTTCCATGCACTTGGGCCTGACCTGTTTGTGGTTGGCGAGGCACCCGAACTCGCACATGCCGTTAAGGTCATTGGCAACTTCCTGTTGACAGCAATGGTTGAAGCCCTTTGCGAGTCCTTTGTGCTCGCTGGCAAAGCTGGCATCGAGCGTGCTCGCTTCGCTGAGGTCGTCAACGCGGTTTTCCGCTCACCATTGGTTGAAAGCTATAGCCAGCTCTTGTTAGCTGAGCGCTTCGATCAGCCAGCGTTCCGCCTACGCCTCGGTCTCAAGGACGTGCGGCTTGCGCTGGCGTTGGCTGAGGCGACTACTACACCGTTACCGCTTGCCGATCTGATTCGGCAGCATGCGATCGAAGGCGTGGCACGAGGGATGAGTGAGCACGACTTTACGGCGTTGCTTCGTGTTCTCGAGGCACATGCCGGTATCGGCCCAATGGCGAGCAAGTCTGCCTAGGGCTCAGGTTTGACAGCGCAGGCAGGCTCTGGTTAGAATAATCCCGACTAAACTAGTCAGGATTCATAGTGGTAGGGGAGGGAGTCATTGGACAAGCCACAGCAAACAGACGGGCAAGCAATTCTGGCCGCGCTGCGTGAGCGCCGCAGCGTCAAGGCCATGCGGCCCGACCCTATATGCCCAGAGCTGGTGATGCAGGTGATCGAAGCGGCAACGTGGGCGCCGAACCATCACCTAACGCAGCCCTGGCGCTTTTTTGTCCTCACTGGTGAAGCGCGTGCTGCACTCGGTGAGGTATTAGCACGTGACCCCTCACTTTCTCCGACGAAACGCGAGGCGGTCCGCAGCAAACCGCTTCGCGCTCCTGTGATCATCGCCGTGGCTGTTGAGCCTGATCCCAAGGCCCAGCTACTTGATGAACTAAGCGCTGGAGCTGCCGCGATCCAGAACATGTTGCTCGCGGCGCATGCCCTTGGCCTTGGCGCAATCTGGCGAACTGGCCGTGCGATCGAGGATCCAGGGGTGAAGCAATTCCTCGGTCTGCCCGAGCACGCTGTGCTGCTCGGCTTCATTTACCTCGGCTATCCAGCTGTGGTACCGAATGCCCCAGATCGCCGCCCAGCTGCCGAGGTCACAATGTGGATTGATGGACAGCACGCTGCTGATGCGCTCCAGCGTGTCCTGGCCAGCAACGCTATATCGGGTAGTCCAGTAGCATCCGGAGGTGAGGCGTGAGTCTTGAGACGAGCACGCAGCACGCGCACGCAGTGCTCCGTGCTGCACATGACGCCAGCTATCGCTATCCTACCGATTTCGGCGGCTTCTCGGCCGAAGTCGATCTCACTGATGGCCAGCAGCGAGGGCATGGTCGTATTGTGGCTTCTTCACCACGAGCCGTTGAGGTCTGTCTGCCAGGAGTGTCAACCGACCTCGCCGAATGGGTCAAGCAGACACTCGCATCCGAGCTCATGCACCGCTGGCCACGCCCGTACGAAGCTGGCGATGGACGGTATCAGTTGGTGCTTGAGCAGGCGCCAGAACATCCGCTCGGCGATTGCATCCGCCTGCTCGATGATCCATTTCATTCGAGCTATCGTGTGCGCGATGGAGTGATCACGCTCGTTGCCCGTGAGATCGGCGACGAAGCGTTTCACATCATTACTCTCGTGCGAGAGCCTGGTCCTGACGGTCGTTGGCTCCCCACACATTATGTGGTTGTGTTTCACGACCGTGCCACTGGACAGATTCGGCGCACGAGCGTCCACGAAGCCCAGTACACCGTGGTAGACGGCGTGGCCTTGCCGGAGCGCATGCGCGAGGTGACAACCAGCCCCACCGGGCTCGTTGTCCGCGAGATGCGCTTGCACAACCATCAGCGGCTGCCACGATCCCAGGGGGTACCGGCAGCATAAAGCGGGCTAGCCACAGCCAGCCCGCTCTTGGCACGCATCACGGAATCGCCCGGCGCACGCTCGAGGCCGCGAGCACGCGCCGGCCTTGGGAGCAGAGGCGACCCCGCGCTGCACACACAAGTGTAGCACGGTCTCGCCTTTCGCTCCGCGCTCACGGGTTTGGGATAAGGGTGAGAAGAAAGGGAGAACGGAGCGATGGTTCGAGGCCTGTATCGCATCCTCATGGTCATGCTCGTCGTCAGCTTCCTGGCCGCTTGCAGCAATGGCGAACGTTCACAGCCGACTGCAACGACTGCTCCAACAACAACATCAATGGCCGCTTCAACGCCATTCCCAAGTCCAACGCCAAGCACAGCAAGCACGACAATGCCGCGCCCAACGGCGAACGCAACAGCCGCTGCAAGCCCAACCCGGAACACGACGGCGACAATAGCCACCACGACCGTAACAACGCCGAGTCCGACGCCTGCGCCAGCAACGCCGACAGCCCTCCCGGTCACGATCACTGATGCGACAGGGAAGCAAGTAACGGTACAGGATGTGAGCCGGATCGTCCCAGTCAACGGTGATATTGCTGAGATTGTCTGGAGCCTCGGGCTCGGCGATCGAATCGTCGGCGTCGACACAAGCGCAACGTACCCACCTGATCTGCTCAAGAAGCTGCCGCATATCGGGTATCAGCGAGCGTTGAGCGCTGAAGGCATCCTCTCGTTAAAGCCGACTGTTGTCATCGGCACCCCCCTGGCCGGCCCAGCCCAAGTGCTTGACCAAGTGCGTGCGGCAGGTATTCCCGTTGTGATCGTCGAGAATCCGACTTCGATTGATGCACCAATGGTTAAGATTCGACAAGTTGCCCGAGCGCTCGGTGTCCCCGACCGTGGCGAGGCGCTGGCACGGCAAGTTGAGCAGGAGATCAAGGACGCACAAGCACTTGCAGCCCGTGCCACAAGCCATCCGCGTGCAGTCTACCTTCACTCCCCAGGGTCAGCGCATGAACCCCAGGTTGCTGGAACCAACACCGCCGCTCACGTGATGATCGAAGCGGCTGGTGCGATCGATGCTGCAGCAGCCGCTGGTATTCAGGGCTACAAGACACTGACCGCTGAAGCGATGACAGCTGCAGCTCCTGACTACATCCTGATCTTCACGACTGATCTCGAAGCCACAGGCGGCATTGATGGCTTACTGCAGTTGCCTGGCATTGCCCAGACACCAGCTGGCCAACACCGTGCTGTGCTGGCATATGATGGCCAGTTCCTCCTTGGCATGGGGCCGCGCACTGGTCAGGCACTGCGCACATTAGTGCTTGCGTTGCACCCAGAGTTGGGGAAGCAATCATGAGTCGTGTACTAACGCAATCGCAGCCAGCGGGAGTGGTTCCGTCTGCCTGGCGCTCTGGTCGAGCCTGGGGAATGGCTACGCTTGCAAGTGGGCTGCTACTTGGCGCCGTTATTCTCAACGTGATGATCGGCGCGGTTGAGGCAACGCCTCGTCAAGTGCTCGCTGTCTTGCTGCATCATCTCGGCATTGGCGCGCTCGCAGGTGACGTGCCAGCACAACTCGATGCAGTGATCTGGGTCATCCGCCTCCCACGCGTGTTTCTTGCGATGCTGGTGGGTAGTGCCCTTGCCACAGCTGGCGCACTACTCCAAGGGCTGTTCCGCAACCCACTCGCTGATCCCCATATCATCGGTGTCTCGGCCGGTGCCTCATTAGCAGCCGTCGCCACGATCGTCTTCAACCTCGCCTCCTTCAGTCTATGGGTGCTGCCAATCGCAGCCTTCACCGGCGGCCTCTTGGCTACAGCAGTGACCTACCGGCTTGCCCGTGTCGGTGCGCGGACTGAGGTACTAACCCTCGTGCTTGCCGGCATTGCAATCAACGCTGTAGCGGGTGCTGCGACGAATTTGCTGATCTACTACGCCTCAGATCAGCAACTCCGCGCTGTCGTATTCTGGTCGATGGGCAGTTTGGGTGGTGGAACATGGCGTGCAGTTGCCAGTGCCCTTCCCTTCATTGTCGCCGGGCTGTTGCTTGCGCCCCGATGGGGACGTGCGCTTGACCTCCTTGCGCTGGGTGAACGTGAAGCATTTTATCTTGGTGTCCCGATTGAGCGGCTGCGTTGGCAAGTGATCTGTGTTGCAGCCATTCTGACTGGCGCCTCCGTCGCTGTTGCTGGGGCAATTAGCTTCGTTGGGCTTGTCGTTCCCCATGTGCTTCGCTTGCTTTGCGGCCCCTCGCATCGCACCCTGCTGCCACTCAGCGCCATCGGCGGTGCAATCATCGTGCTGCTTGCTGACCTGGTTGCTCGCACTGTAGTTGCCCCGACTGAGTTACCCCTTGGGGTCATCATGGGATCGATTGGTGGACCATTCTTCCTGTGGCTTGTGCGCCGCACGCGACGCGCACAGGGGGGTTGGGCATGAGCAACGTAACCGTGGTCGAAGCCCACGACCTTTCCTATGCTGTCGGCCAACGGACAGTACTCGAGCACATCACCCTTGAAGTGCAAGCGGGTAAGTTCTATGCACTCGTTGGCCCCAACGGTGCTGGTAAGACGACGCTGTTACGGCTGCTCGCTGGCGAACTACGGCCTTCGTCGGGAGTTGTTCTGATTCAGGGCCAACCTGTGCAGGACCTTTCACCTGAGGAGCTTGCACGGCGTCGGGCTGTCCTGTCACAGCAGACAGTCGTGCAGTTTGCGTTCACGGCCTGGCAAGTGGTGGAAATGGGACGCGCACCACATTGGCGACGTGTTCCACCCGCCACGGATAACCTGATAATCCGGCAGGCCTTGGAGCGCACCGGTGCACTGGCGCTAGCTGATCGCGTCTACCCTACTCTCTCTGGTGGTGAACAAGAGCTCGTCCAACTATCGCGTGTCCTAGCACAAGAAGCACCGCTGATCCTGCTCGATGAGCCAGCTGCCGCGCTCGATTTGCACCGTCAAGCGTTGCTCATTCACATCATTAAGGAACTGCAAGCTCTCGGCGTCGCTATCATCGCCGTGCTCCATGATTTTGGTCTTGCCAGCATCGCGGACGAACTCTGGCTGCTCCACCGCGGTCGGCTTGTTGCGAGTGGGCCGCCTGATGCTGTCTTGATCGCTGACCAACTCGAGTCTGTCTTTGGCTGCGCCCTTACCGTTGTGCCGGTTCCGCAAGCGCAGCGCATCCTCGTTGTGCCGATGTTCCAGTCACCAACAGCGAAAGGTGAGGGAGAGCAATGGAGCGCTGGCTAGTAAGAGTTCACGGCATTGCATGGGCTACAGCGCATGGGCATCCAGTCATTATCGTGCGCGGCGTTGAACATGACTTCTGGTTTGGCATCGCTGCCTCGCCGAGCGATGCCCAAGCCTTAGCGGACTGTCCATGTGCACTGGGGAGCGGACACGGGCGACTTGTTCGGCTCTTCGCCGCTGTGCTCAATACTGTTGGCATACAGCTGACAGAGGTGCAATTGGACGTCGATCGAGCAGGATGTCTGGAAGCGCACCTGCTATTCATTGGCCCAACGAGTCAGCATACAGTGCTGGCTCATGGTCTGGATGGTGTCGTTCTCGCGACTGTGCTTGGTGTCCCAATGACCATGACGCAGCAGAGTGTGCACCTTGCAGCACAACGCACGCGTGGCATGCCAAGGGTATCGCCATTCTCGAGTGACCGGCCCACAACGAACGACGGTTTATCACCGGATCTTCAGGCGTTTCTGGCCTCGCTTGACCTTGATCCTCTTGACTAACTCCCTGCCGCGCCAAGCTTTCGTCGAAAGGCGGTGAGCCAGTCGTGTAGGCTGCTCACCGCCCTATCCTGTGCCAGCAGCACACCATCTCGCTCGACAGTAATGGCGAGCGGGCTCGGTGGCCGGTAGACCCACCAGAATTCACGCCGCGCAAGTACTCGCTCAAGCGAAGCTTGCAATGCGGCAGCAGCACGCTCGAGCGGCAGTGTCAGTGCGGCATCCCACCCTCGTGCACGTTTCACCGTCACGGTTGTCGTCTGCTCGGTCCAGCGTTCCGCCTCTTGCGAGAGCGCGCGGTCACCAGCTACCAGGCCGAGTGGGATCCCTTGTTCGCCAAGCCACCATGCCAAAAGCGCAAGTTCTCCAACAGGCTGACCGTTGACGGTTACGGTAAGGTCTGGGGCGAACGTCTGACTGCAAAACCCTTCGGCGCCCGTCATCGCGTGCAGCCCGTGTGCGATTGCGACATCGACGCGCTGCGATAGTGCGCCGTCGAGCAACGTGACGTTATCCGGCATCACAGCTGGGGTTAACGGCGTTGCGCCTGGGTGCCACGCATGCCAATCGACCACAGTTATCGCGCTGGCGCCCAGCGCGCGCAGGTGCGTGATCAGCACGGCTAGCTCGGCCTGACGTGCTGCCAAGCCAGCGGCATAATCGACCGATCCCGGCAAGCATGCCGTCGCTCGATCAATACCACTAACGCCTGGCAAATCGCTGATCAGCAACAGGTGCACGTATATACTCCTTTCGTTGCGATAAGGCTACACGGTGGTCAAAACCATTGGCAGGAGACTAAGCACGTTGCCGGCGGAGAAGCCGTTGTAGTATGCTCCATAGTACTCTCGTACCGGATCGGGCGCGAAGGCGTCGAAAAACAAAACCACGGAGCTTCTCTAGCCGTTAAATAGAGTAGAAGCCTCAGCACTTTCCAGCCCAATAGTGAAGCGACTGGCAAAGCCCGCCAAAGCTGCCCGCTCACCTGTGAAGCGGGCGGTATCCGTTTTCGTTTTGCCACCAACGCAAGCGGGCTGAAGGGGGTGACAGCGGAAGGATTACCGAGCAACGCGTCCAAAAGGTCTACCCCAGCCGGCGTACACATGCCAACGGGAAGGGGCGCGGCGACTGCGCCGGCGTTGTCGTTGTTCTGTCCGGTGTCATCAGCATCGTCAGTCCAGGGTATGCCAACGCTGTGCCGCTTTCAGGCGACGCAGCTCGTCTTTGCATACGCACATGCATGGACAGGAGGCGTTTGTGAAGGATGAGCAGAGAGGAACATGCGCGAGAACGCGCAGGACGTGAGGGAACAATGAGCTTAGTTGAACGGTTACAAGAGTACCGGGCTGAAGAAGAGCAGCTGAAGTGGGAAGGGACGTTTGCTGATTACTTCGAGCTCGTGCTGCACAACCCCCAGATTGCCCAGCTTGCACACGCCCGGATCTACAACATGATCATGGACGCTGGTGTCGAGGAACTCCCGGATGGTCGCGTACGCTACAACTTCTTCGC
It includes:
- a CDS encoding M55 family metallopeptidase, translating into MHLLLISDLPGVSGIDRATACLPGSVDYAAGLAARQAELAVLITHLRALGASAITVVDWHAWHPGATPLTPAVMPDNVTLLDGALSQRVDVAIAHGLHAMTGAEGFCSQTFAPDLTVTVNGQPVGELALLAWWLGEQGIPLGLVAGDRALSQEAERWTEQTTTVTVKRARGWDAALTLPLERAAAALQASLERVLARREFWWVYRPPSPLAITVERDGVLLAQDRAVSSLHDWLTAFRRKLGAAGS
- a CDS encoding heme/hemin ABC transporter substrate-binding protein, translated to MVRGLYRILMVMLVVSFLAACSNGERSQPTATTAPTTTSMAASTPFPSPTPSTASTTMPRPTANATAAASPTRNTTATIATTTVTTPSPTPAPATPTALPVTITDATGKQVTVQDVSRIVPVNGDIAEIVWSLGLGDRIVGVDTSATYPPDLLKKLPHIGYQRALSAEGILSLKPTVVIGTPLAGPAQVLDQVRAAGIPVVIVENPTSIDAPMVKIRQVARALGVPDRGEALARQVEQEIKDAQALAARATSHPRAVYLHSPGSAHEPQVAGTNTAAHVMIEAAGAIDAAAAAGIQGYKTLTAEAMTAAAPDYILIFTTDLEATGGIDGLLQLPGIAQTPAGQHRAVLAYDGQFLLGMGPRTGQALRTLVLALHPELGKQS
- a CDS encoding FecCD family ABC transporter permease, whose protein sequence is MSRVLTQSQPAGVVPSAWRSGRAWGMATLASGLLLGAVILNVMIGAVEATPRQVLAVLLHHLGIGALAGDVPAQLDAVIWVIRLPRVFLAMLVGSALATAGALLQGLFRNPLADPHIIGVSAGASLAAVATIVFNLASFSLWVLPIAAFTGGLLATAVTYRLARVGARTEVLTLVLAGIAINAVAGAATNLLIYYASDQQLRAVVFWSMGSLGGGTWRAVASALPFIVAGLLLAPRWGRALDLLALGEREAFYLGVPIERLRWQVICVAAILTGASVAVAGAISFVGLVVPHVLRLLCGPSHRTLLPLSAIGGAIIVLLADLVARTVVAPTELPLGVIMGSIGGPFFLWLVRRTRRAQGGWA
- a CDS encoding DUF151 domain-containing protein, coding for MERWLVRVHGIAWATAHGHPVIIVRGVEHDFWFGIAASPSDAQALADCPCALGSGHGRLVRLFAAVLNTVGIQLTEVQLDVDRAGCLEAHLLFIGPTSQHTVLAHGLDGVVLATVLGVPMTMTQQSVHLAAQRTRGMPRVSPFSSDRPTTNDGLSPDLQAFLASLDLDPLD
- a CDS encoding nitroreductase family protein, whose amino-acid sequence is MDKPQQTDGQAILAALRERRSVKAMRPDPICPELVMQVIEAATWAPNHHLTQPWRFFVLTGEARAALGEVLARDPSLSPTKREAVRSKPLRAPVIIAVAVEPDPKAQLLDELSAGAAAIQNMLLAAHALGLGAIWRTGRAIEDPGVKQFLGLPEHAVLLGFIYLGYPAVVPNAPDRRPAAEVTMWIDGQHAADALQRVLASNAISGSPVASGGEA
- a CDS encoding NAD(P)-dependent oxidoreductase, producing MKVGFIGLGNMGFPMARNMLRAGHEVWVWNRTPERAEQLVSDGAHLAATPAEAARVGIVFTMLADDDATRAVVEGVDGILAGLPVGGVHVAASTLSVAFSADLARLHRQRDQRYVAAPVFGRPSVAEQGGLRIVAAGPRETLDMLRPLFHALGPDLFVVGEAPELAHAVKVIGNFLLTAMVEALCESFVLAGKAGIERARFAEVVNAVFRSPLVESYSQLLLAERFDQPAFRLRLGLKDVRLALALAEATTTPLPLADLIRQHAIEGVARGMSEHDFTALLRVLEAHAGIGPMASKSA
- a CDS encoding heme ABC transporter ATP-binding protein, with product MSNVTVVEAHDLSYAVGQRTVLEHITLEVQAGKFYALVGPNGAGKTTLLRLLAGELRPSSGVVLIQGQPVQDLSPEELARRRAVLSQQTVVQFAFTAWQVVEMGRAPHWRRVPPATDNLIIRQALERTGALALADRVYPTLSGGEQELVQLSRVLAQEAPLILLDEPAAALDLHRQALLIHIIKELQALGVAIIAVLHDFGLASIADELWLLHRGRLVASGPPDAVLIADQLESVFGCALTVVPVPQAQRILVVPMFQSPTAKGEGEQWSAG
- a CDS encoding DUF3386 family protein — protein: MSLETSTQHAHAVLRAAHDASYRYPTDFGGFSAEVDLTDGQQRGHGRIVASSPRAVEVCLPGVSTDLAEWVKQTLASELMHRWPRPYEAGDGRYQLVLEQAPEHPLGDCIRLLDDPFHSSYRVRDGVITLVAREIGDEAFHIITLVREPGPDGRWLPTHYVVVFHDRATGQIRRTSVHEAQYTVVDGVALPERMREVTTSPTGLVVREMRLHNHQRLPRSQGVPAA